In uncultured Ilyobacter sp., a genomic segment contains:
- the rimP gene encoding ribosome maturation factor RimP, giving the protein MEKNAKAAIVEKIWDLTTPVASELGLDIVDIEYLQDGGYWYVRVYIEKPDAEITLVDCANVSNKIEEDVDALIDRKFFLEVSSPGIERPLKSEKDFMRFVGDKARLILKHKLEGSRNWTGEISSYENGIIYLDAEGKKLEIPFNEVKKANLVFEFGDF; this is encoded by the coding sequence ATGGAAAAAAATGCAAAGGCAGCTATCGTGGAAAAAATTTGGGATCTTACAACTCCTGTGGCAAGTGAACTTGGCCTTGATATAGTGGATATCGAATATCTACAAGACGGAGGATATTGGTATGTAAGAGTATACATAGAGAAGCCAGATGCTGAAATAACATTAGTGGATTGTGCCAACGTAAGTAACAAAATTGAAGAGGACGTAGATGCCCTTATAGACAGAAAATTCTTTTTAGAGGTGTCTTCTCCAGGTATAGAGAGACCCCTTAAAAGTGAAAAAGACTTTATGAGGTTTGTTGGAGATAAAGCTAGATTGATCCTTAAGCATAAACTTGAAGGTTCTAGAAACTGGACTGGGGAAATATCTAGTTATGAAAATGGAATCATCTATCTCGATGCAGAAGGGAAAAAGCTAGAGATTCCTTTTAACGAGGTGAAAAAAGCCAACCTAGTCTTCGAATTTGGGGATTTTTAA
- the recJ gene encoding single-stranded-DNA-specific exonuclease RecJ, producing the protein MLWEYSDVAESLVDSKSREWHVSKCLSRLLLNRGIETEDRLKDFLNPHIDKFRDPFDFERMNEVVKKIIDAKEKGEKIFIYGDYDVDGITAATFLVLVFRQVGIDVDYYIPNRMEEGYGLDRKAINYINSKKGRLVITVDTGVNSIEDVEYANKLGIDVIISDHHKIIKEKGDEQLLIINPKFSEGYQFKFLAGAGVALKVAQAVYMTLGENLDKLYQYIDIVMIGTVADVVPMIDENRIIIRKGLEVIKKTKVKGLVYLMKYLRLQNKDITTTDVSFFISPLLNSLGRIGTSKVGADFFINEDDFEIYNIIEEMKKSNKKRRELERTIFNEIDHEIQNMKDKNFKYLFLKSSKWHPGVIGVVSSRLSIKYHVPVVLVAIKDGIGKASCRSIEGINIFNILKEMADKLLRFGGHDLASGFIARTSNLDEIENRLKGCLEIPGKKKEIKSLRIDGTFSVENIDENILKDLELVSPYGLENEHPIFLDEGLEFENLKKFGVENRHFKTFIKKNGKRYSAVAFDLGSKIDEEGYKLQRFDIAYYPEKVYYKGDETLQIRIKDFKVKDDFYNIFT; encoded by the coding sequence ATGTTGTGGGAATATAGTGATGTGGCGGAGTCCCTTGTGGACTCTAAGTCTAGGGAATGGCATGTCTCAAAATGCCTTTCCAGACTTCTCCTCAACAGAGGAATAGAAACCGAAGACAGATTAAAGGATTTCCTCAATCCCCACATTGATAAATTTAGAGATCCTTTTGATTTTGAAAGGATGAACGAAGTTGTCAAAAAGATAATCGATGCCAAAGAAAAAGGCGAAAAGATTTTTATCTACGGGGACTATGATGTAGATGGAATAACAGCAGCTACTTTTCTGGTATTGGTTTTTAGGCAGGTAGGAATAGATGTGGACTATTATATCCCAAACCGGATGGAAGAGGGATACGGTCTAGACAGAAAGGCCATCAATTATATAAATAGTAAAAAAGGCAGACTTGTCATAACTGTAGATACAGGTGTAAATTCCATAGAAGATGTGGAATATGCCAATAAATTGGGTATCGACGTGATAATATCTGACCACCACAAAATAATAAAGGAAAAAGGCGACGAGCAGCTGCTGATAATCAATCCCAAGTTCAGTGAGGGATATCAGTTTAAGTTTTTAGCTGGCGCCGGAGTGGCCCTTAAAGTGGCTCAGGCTGTATACATGACCTTAGGAGAAAATCTTGATAAACTGTATCAGTATATCGATATAGTAATGATAGGGACAGTAGCAGATGTGGTCCCTATGATAGATGAAAACAGGATCATAATACGAAAAGGTCTTGAAGTCATAAAAAAAACAAAGGTAAAAGGTCTAGTCTACCTCATGAAATATCTGAGGCTTCAGAATAAGGATATAACCACCACAGATGTGAGTTTTTTCATATCTCCACTTCTTAACTCTCTCGGGAGAATAGGCACATCAAAGGTGGGAGCAGATTTCTTTATAAATGAAGATGACTTTGAAATATACAATATCATCGAAGAGATGAAAAAATCCAATAAGAAGAGAAGAGAGTTGGAAAGAACTATTTTTAATGAGATAGATCATGAGATTCAAAATATGAAGGATAAGAACTTTAAATATCTTTTCCTAAAATCTTCTAAGTGGCATCCCGGTGTAATAGGAGTGGTATCATCGAGACTCTCTATAAAATACCATGTTCCTGTAGTCCTTGTGGCTATAAAAGACGGGATAGGAAAGGCATCATGCAGAAGTATAGAGGGAATAAATATCTTCAATATACTAAAGGAGATGGCAGATAAGCTATTGAGATTTGGAGGCCACGATCTGGCATCTGGATTTATTGCTAGAACCTCTAATCTAGATGAAATAGAAAATAGATTAAAGGGATGCCTTGAAATACCTGGTAAAAAAAAGGAGATAAAGAGTTTAAGGATAGACGGAACATTTTCTGTTGAAAATATAGATGAAAACATTTTAAAAGATTTAGAACTGGTTTCACCCTATGGATTGGAAAATGAACACCCTATTTTTCTTGATGAAGGGCTTGAATTTGAGAATCTTAAAAAATTTGGTGTTGAAAACAGGCATTTTAAGACTTTTATTAAAAAGAACGGCAAGAGATATTCTGCTGTCGCATTTGATCTGGGGTCTAAAATAGATGAAGAGGGATATAAGCTTCAGAGATTTGATATAGCCTATTATCCTGAAAAAGTATATTATAAGGGTGATGAAACCCTACAGATCAGAATCAAGGATTTTAAGGTAAAAGATGATTTTTATAATATTTTTACATAA
- a CDS encoding 2-hydroxyacid dehydrogenase has product MLISIYLWKELDHFKEAIENLRKEFPEVNIKTYFTKEEKDYGDSDVILAVDMTIEEAKKASKMKAIFVPYTGLDEFPQKYLKEREIEIYHSYAKSKYVAERALTLALGIMGKVTEYDRDMRKGNWGPRTGNKNRWETLFDKKCALLGIGHIGQNIAALLKPFTEEIYTLDRGKNYPGVKKYFKSIEELAENCDVFFISLPLNENTEGIVDENILGKLKGKYLINVGRGKTVDEKALYESLKNNNLKGAGIEVWYDYPDRINKECLPSKYPFQELKNIIMSPHIATFVKEDVWIYFDDIMEQLKNYIKKELENK; this is encoded by the coding sequence ATGTTAATTAGCATATATCTTTGGAAAGAACTAGACCATTTTAAAGAGGCAATAGAAAACTTAAGAAAAGAATTTCCAGAAGTGAATATAAAAACATATTTTACAAAGGAAGAAAAAGATTACGGTGATTCAGATGTTATTCTAGCAGTTGATATGACCATAGAAGAGGCCAAGAAAGCCTCTAAGATGAAGGCTATTTTTGTACCCTATACTGGCTTAGACGAGTTCCCACAAAAATACTTGAAAGAAAGAGAGATTGAAATATATCACAGTTATGCAAAGTCAAAATATGTGGCTGAAAGAGCCCTTACCTTGGCCCTTGGAATCATGGGTAAAGTCACCGAATATGACCGAGATATGAGAAAGGGAAACTGGGGTCCTAGAACAGGAAATAAAAACCGGTGGGAGACACTTTTTGATAAAAAATGCGCCCTCTTGGGAATAGGACATATTGGGCAAAACATCGCAGCACTTCTGAAGCCTTTTACAGAGGAAATTTACACCTTAGACAGAGGCAAAAATTATCCTGGTGTAAAAAAATATTTTAAATCAATAGAAGAGCTTGCTGAAAACTGTGACGTATTTTTCATCTCTCTGCCCTTAAATGAAAACACAGAGGGAATCGTAGATGAAAACATATTAGGTAAGCTCAAAGGGAAATATCTCATAAATGTAGGACGGGGAAAAACAGTAGATGAAAAGGCCCTCTATGAGTCTCTTAAAAATAACAATTTAAAGGGAGCGGGTATAGAGGTTTGGTATGATTATCCAGACAGAATAAACAAAGAGTGTTTACCTTCAAAATACCCTTTCCAAGAACTTAAAAATATTATAATGTCACCTCATATTGCAACCTTTGTAAAAGAAGATGTATGGATTTATTTTGACGATATAATGGAACAGCTAAAAAATTATATAAAAAAAGAACTTGAAAATAAATAA
- a CDS encoding DUF448 domain-containing protein, with amino-acid sequence MKSSDLPERTCAVCRSKKTKDLLFRIVEKNGQFIYDREQKIQSRGSYVCRTHECVKRLLKHKRYKMEISELTKMVDDLKKNSKDYMGILKAMKNSQFLTFGINMVFEDIDKIHFLIIAEDISEKNDKKITSKAKEQGIAYIHYGNKNQLGEIFGKAEINVIGVKNKKVARGLIE; translated from the coding sequence ATGAAAAGCAGTGACTTGCCAGAAAGAACCTGTGCTGTTTGCCGTAGTAAAAAAACGAAGGATCTTCTTTTTAGAATCGTGGAAAAAAACGGTCAATTCATCTACGACAGAGAACAGAAAATTCAGTCTCGTGGAAGCTATGTCTGCAGAACTCATGAATGCGTGAAAAGATTGTTGAAACACAAAAGATACAAAATGGAAATTTCTGAACTAACTAAGATGGTGGATGACCTTAAAAAAAACAGTAAGGACTATATGGGAATATTGAAAGCAATGAAAAATTCCCAGTTTCTGACATTTGGAATAAACATGGTTTTTGAAGATATAGATAAGATTCATTTTTTGATAATTGCAGAAGATATCAGTGAAAAAAATGATAAAAAGATAACCTCAAAAGCGAAAGAGCAAGGGATAGCATATATCCATTATGGTAATAAAAATCAGCTTGGTGAGATATTTGGTAAAGCTGAGATTAATGTTATAGGCGTTAAAAATAAAAAAGTGGCACGTGGTCTCATAGAGTAA
- a CDS encoding sugar phosphate isomerase/epimerase family protein — MKFGYAASSGEKNIFDSIKYAKDNGFSSVELNVNMPIFFPENFTEEEKKQIKKYREDLGVEITLHAPEDLTLLQLQKDIRIATIKRFKTVIDFAGDIGATRLTMHVGPAVCFTLTDRKSYLDETYHDEYKVVLKESLVELADYSLGKTILCVENSGRFPEKLVQETLDEVLEENKNLFLTWDIGHSYENLYNEVDFFIRHKDRIRTCHVHDNNGKSDHQIIGKGGVDFKKHFDIIGRKDMTYIIEVRPRENALKSLKIFNEMFE; from the coding sequence ATGAAATTTGGATATGCAGCTTCTTCTGGAGAAAAAAATATATTTGATTCTATAAAATATGCAAAGGATAACGGCTTCTCTTCAGTAGAGCTAAATGTAAACATGCCTATATTTTTCCCAGAAAATTTCACAGAGGAAGAAAAAAAACAGATAAAAAAATACCGTGAGGATCTAGGAGTAGAGATCACTCTCCACGCTCCCGAGGATCTCACACTGCTTCAGCTTCAAAAGGATATCAGGATTGCTACGATAAAAAGATTCAAGACAGTCATAGATTTTGCAGGGGATATAGGGGCTACGAGATTGACTATGCATGTGGGACCTGCAGTTTGCTTTACCCTCACAGACAGAAAGTCATATCTTGATGAGACCTACCACGACGAGTACAAGGTTGTTTTAAAAGAATCTCTTGTGGAACTTGCAGACTATTCTCTAGGTAAAACCATACTCTGTGTGGAAAACTCCGGACGTTTTCCTGAAAAGCTAGTGCAGGAAACCTTAGACGAGGTTTTAGAGGAAAATAAAAATTTATTCCTCACTTGGGATATAGGACACTCGTATGAAAACCTATATAACGAGGTGGACTTTTTTATAAGACACAAAGACAGAATAAGAACCTGTCATGTACACGATAACAACGGAAAAAGTGACCACCAGATAATCGGCAAGGGAGGAGTTGATTTTAAAAAACACTTCGATATCATAGGGAGAAAAGATATGACTTATATTATAGAGGTCAGACCCCGTGAGAACGCCCTGAAATCCCTAAAAATTTTTAATGAAATGTTTGAATAA
- the serA gene encoding phosphoglycerate dehydrogenase has product MSKFKVIIAEKMDIRGIELLQKQFDVDVCIGISREELLKRIHDYDALLVRSATQVNEELLEKATKLRIVGRAGNGTDNIDIHAATKKGVIVANTPESNSISACELGIALMMACARDVSIADKDMKAGKWSRNSFEGVELYNKTLGIIGLGRIGSLMATRMKAFGMKIVAYDPYISDERFNRFGAKKAENLDELLEVADFITIHTPRTEETIDMISFDEIEKMKDDVILVNVARGKIINEEALYQGLKGGKIRGAGIDVHAVEPRYESPLYEFDNFIPTPHIGANTAEAQENVGIAIAQQVANGLHGEIVETAVNLPVMEREGLKDVKPYIELMENLGKIYYQLYTESVKFVEINYWGDVSKLDTQMADLAFTKGLLQPILGNSVNYVNAKIMAENAGIGMKEKKFIENFGNYSNLVTIKITNSKNYVFTISGTISSNAEGKLVELEGYDFEVKPTEYMLFVKNKDVPGVIGHVGTLAGEKGINIATMQVGRKTKGDTAIMILTIDEEVCGTTLEEFKKMENVVTAKSVVL; this is encoded by the coding sequence ATGAGTAAATTCAAAGTAATTATTGCAGAAAAAATGGATATAAGAGGAATTGAACTTCTTCAAAAGCAGTTTGATGTAGACGTCTGCATCGGTATAAGCCGTGAGGAGCTTTTAAAAAGAATCCACGATTATGATGCTCTTTTGGTTCGAAGTGCTACTCAGGTAAATGAGGAGCTTTTGGAAAAAGCAACTAAACTCAGAATCGTAGGACGTGCAGGTAACGGTACAGACAATATAGACATTCATGCTGCTACAAAAAAAGGTGTAATCGTAGCAAATACCCCAGAAAGTAACTCTATCTCTGCATGTGAGCTTGGAATCGCTCTGATGATGGCATGTGCCAGAGATGTGTCAATAGCAGATAAAGATATGAAAGCTGGAAAATGGAGCAGAAACTCCTTTGAAGGGGTGGAATTATATAACAAGACCTTGGGAATAATCGGTCTAGGAAGAATTGGTTCACTTATGGCCACTAGAATGAAAGCTTTCGGAATGAAAATCGTAGCCTATGATCCTTATATTTCAGACGAGAGATTCAACAGATTCGGGGCAAAAAAAGCTGAAAATTTAGATGAACTTCTTGAGGTAGCTGACTTTATAACCATTCATACACCTAGGACTGAAGAGACTATTGATATGATAAGCTTTGATGAGATAGAAAAGATGAAAGACGATGTGATCCTCGTAAATGTAGCCAGAGGTAAGATAATAAATGAAGAGGCTCTTTACCAGGGACTAAAAGGCGGTAAAATAAGAGGGGCAGGAATTGACGTACATGCAGTAGAGCCAAGATACGAAAGTCCTCTATACGAATTTGACAACTTCATCCCTACTCCTCACATAGGTGCAAACACTGCTGAGGCACAGGAAAATGTTGGTATCGCAATTGCACAACAGGTAGCAAACGGACTTCACGGAGAGATAGTTGAAACAGCAGTAAACTTACCTGTAATGGAAAGAGAAGGGCTAAAAGATGTCAAGCCATACATAGAGCTTATGGAAAATCTAGGGAAAATTTACTACCAGCTTTATACAGAATCTGTAAAATTTGTAGAGATCAACTACTGGGGAGATGTTTCAAAGTTAGATACTCAGATGGCTGACCTAGCCTTTACAAAGGGACTTTTACAGCCTATCTTAGGAAACAGCGTCAATTATGTAAATGCAAAGATAATGGCTGAAAATGCAGGAATAGGAATGAAAGAGAAGAAATTCATAGAGAACTTCGGAAACTATTCTAACCTTGTGACAATAAAAATAACAAACAGTAAAAACTATGTCTTTACAATTTCAGGAACCATCAGTTCAAATGCCGAAGGAAAACTAGTTGAACTTGAAGGATATGACTTTGAGGTAAAACCTACCGAGTATATGCTTTTCGTAAAAAACAAAGATGTACCTGGTGTAATAGGACACGTGGGAACATTAGCAGGAGAAAAAGGTATAAACATAGCGACGATGCAGGTTGGAAGAAAAACCAAGGGAGACACTGCCATCATGATATTAACTATCGACGAGGAAGTATGCGGAACTACTCTGGAAGAATTTAAGAAAATGGAAAATGTTGTCACTGCAAAGAGTGTTGTACTTTAA
- the rbfA gene encoding 30S ribosome-binding factor RbfA, with protein sequence MKKQRIAAIEKEMTKVISNVLFGELKNPKIKGIVSVTHVRVTQDLKFVDVSFSVLPMAGQTVNREAVLKGLNETRGYFRKRIGEEIKIRFVPEVRVHLDDSIEHAVKISKLLNEVKE encoded by the coding sequence ATGAAAAAACAAAGAATTGCTGCCATTGAAAAAGAGATGACAAAGGTAATTTCTAATGTTTTGTTTGGAGAACTTAAAAATCCTAAAATAAAAGGAATAGTATCTGTTACTCATGTAAGAGTGACACAGGACCTTAAGTTTGTGGATGTAAGTTTTAGCGTTCTTCCTATGGCAGGACAGACTGTAAACAGAGAAGCTGTTTTAAAAGGCCTTAATGAAACAAGAGGATATTTCAGGAAAAGAATCGGTGAAGAGATAAAGATCAGATTTGTACCTGAAGTAAGAGTTCATTTAGATGACAGTATAGAGCATGCAGTCAAAATTTCAAAACTACTAAATGAAGTAAAGGAATAG
- the nusA gene encoding transcription termination factor NusA, producing MKSKDAKVFLEALTELEKEKGISKESLIETVEQALLAAYKKHYGEEDSSIEVEINRETGDVKVYEIKTVVEEEDLYDSACEIILEDALLEKKRAKVGDIIKVEVNCEEFRRNAIQNGKQIVIQKVREAERQFVFDKFKSREKDIINGIIRRIDDRRNIFIEFDGIEAMLPIVEQSPSDLYRIGDRLKVYVVEVEKTSRFPKILISRKHEGLLKKLFELEIPEIEDGLIEIKAVAREAGSRAKVAVYSENKEIDTVGACIGQKGLRIKNVVNELNGEKIDIVEWLESPEEFVSAALSPAKVMTVEVLEDQVTARVIVDTSQLSLAIGKNGQNARLAAKLTGMRVDIKTPEAAAEEEN from the coding sequence ATGAAGAGTAAAGACGCAAAGGTTTTCCTCGAAGCCTTGACGGAACTAGAGAAGGAGAAGGGGATAAGCAAAGAAAGTCTTATCGAAACTGTAGAGCAGGCTCTTCTTGCTGCATACAAGAAACACTATGGAGAAGAGGATAGCTCTATAGAGGTGGAAATAAACAGAGAAACAGGAGATGTCAAAGTATATGAGATCAAAACTGTAGTAGAAGAGGAAGACCTCTACGACTCAGCTTGTGAGATCATACTTGAAGATGCTCTTTTAGAAAAAAAGAGAGCAAAAGTAGGGGACATAATAAAAGTTGAAGTCAACTGTGAAGAGTTTAGAAGGAATGCGATCCAGAACGGAAAGCAGATCGTGATACAAAAAGTCAGAGAAGCAGAAAGACAGTTTGTCTTTGACAAGTTTAAAAGCAGGGAAAAGGACATAATAAACGGAATAATCAGAAGAATAGACGATAGAAGAAATATCTTTATAGAGTTTGATGGTATAGAGGCAATGCTTCCTATCGTAGAGCAGTCACCGTCTGATTTATACAGAATAGGAGACAGGCTGAAGGTATACGTTGTAGAAGTTGAAAAAACAAGCAGATTCCCAAAGATCTTAATTTCAAGAAAACACGAGGGGCTTCTGAAAAAACTATTTGAGCTAGAGATACCTGAGATCGAAGACGGCCTTATAGAGATAAAGGCAGTAGCTAGAGAAGCTGGTTCTAGAGCAAAAGTAGCAGTTTATTCTGAAAATAAAGAGATAGACACTGTAGGAGCATGTATAGGCCAAAAGGGTCTTAGAATTAAAAATGTGGTAAATGAACTTAACGGAGAAAAAATAGACATAGTAGAATGGCTAGAATCTCCAGAAGAGTTTGTATCTGCTGCTCTTAGTCCGGCAAAAGTAATGACCGTAGAAGTATTAGAAGACCAGGTGACAGCGAGAGTAATCGTAGATACGTCACAATTGTCCCTAGCTATAGGTAAAAATGGTCAAAATGCAAGACTAGCAGCCAAATTGACTGGCATGAGGGTAGATATAAAAACTCCTGAAGCTGCAGCTGAGGAAGAGAATTAA
- the infB gene encoding translation initiation factor IF-2: MKTRVHELAKKHDMSNKDFLNLLHEMGVEVSSHLSGLSDEAVKEIEEYLESEENTDAKKKKKKRSKKTAKESSKDKEEKGKGKTTKKKKGRRSDFTVKKAEEVEEVVLEEDGMKIVKLRGEITVGEFAEKLGINATEIIKKLFLKGQMLTINSTMSFELAEEMAVEYDALIEIEEEVEMEFGEKFDLELEDKESDLVERPPVITIMGHVDHGKTSLLDALRATNVADGEAGGITQRIGAYQISKNGKKITFVDTPGHEAFTDMRARGAQVTDIAILVVAADDGVMPQTVEALSHAKAAKVPIIVAVNKIDKPEANALRVKQELMEHGLVSVEWGGDVEFVEVSAKQRLNLDELLETILLTAEILELKANPKKRAKGIVLESRLDPKVGPIADVLIQEGELKIGDVIVAGEAQGKVRALMNDRGDRADFIGLAQPTEIIGFNVVPEAGDVVYVIQNEQHARRIVEEVAKARKISEVSRKSISLESLSQHMEDSNIKELNLIIRADSKGSVEALKESLHKLSTDEVAVNIIQAASGAITESDVKLAEASDAIIIGFHVRPTTKALRGADASGVEIRTSNIIYHITEDIEKALTGMLDPEFRENYQGRIEIKKIFKVSKIGNIAGCIVVDGKVKSDSNIRLLRNGVVVYEGKLDSLKRFKDDAKEVVAGQECGLNIQNFNDIKEGDIVEAFDVIEIKRTLK, translated from the coding sequence TTGAAGACAAGAGTACATGAATTAGCTAAGAAACATGATATGTCAAACAAGGATTTTTTAAATCTTCTTCATGAAATGGGAGTGGAGGTTTCTTCACATCTTTCTGGTTTAAGTGATGAAGCTGTGAAAGAGATAGAGGAGTATCTTGAATCTGAAGAAAATACAGATGCAAAGAAAAAAAAGAAAAAAAGAAGTAAAAAAACGGCCAAAGAATCTTCTAAGGATAAAGAGGAAAAGGGAAAAGGGAAAACTACTAAAAAGAAAAAAGGTAGAAGATCTGACTTTACAGTAAAAAAAGCTGAAGAGGTAGAAGAAGTTGTATTAGAAGAAGACGGAATGAAGATAGTGAAGCTAAGAGGTGAGATCACAGTTGGTGAATTTGCTGAAAAGCTTGGTATCAATGCAACAGAGATCATAAAAAAACTTTTCCTTAAAGGACAGATGCTTACAATAAACAGCACTATGTCTTTTGAATTAGCAGAAGAGATGGCTGTTGAATATGATGCACTTATAGAGATAGAAGAAGAAGTAGAGATGGAGTTCGGAGAGAAGTTTGACCTTGAGCTAGAGGACAAAGAATCTGACCTTGTGGAAAGACCGCCTGTAATTACAATAATGGGACACGTTGACCACGGAAAAACGTCACTTCTAGATGCATTAAGAGCCACTAATGTAGCAGATGGAGAAGCTGGAGGAATCACTCAAAGAATCGGTGCCTACCAGATATCGAAAAATGGTAAAAAGATTACCTTTGTAGATACTCCAGGACATGAGGCCTTTACAGATATGAGAGCAAGGGGAGCACAGGTTACAGATATAGCTATCCTTGTAGTCGCAGCAGACGACGGAGTAATGCCTCAGACAGTAGAAGCCTTATCCCATGCAAAGGCCGCGAAAGTACCTATCATTGTTGCGGTAAATAAAATAGATAAACCTGAAGCCAATGCTCTAAGGGTAAAACAAGAGCTTATGGAACACGGACTTGTGTCTGTAGAATGGGGAGGAGACGTTGAATTCGTTGAAGTTTCGGCAAAACAAAGATTAAACCTTGACGAACTTCTTGAAACAATCCTTCTTACTGCAGAGATATTAGAACTAAAGGCAAATCCTAAGAAAAGAGCTAAAGGTATAGTTCTAGAATCTAGACTAGACCCAAAAGTTGGACCTATTGCCGACGTTTTGATACAGGAAGGTGAGCTTAAAATAGGAGATGTCATAGTTGCTGGAGAGGCTCAAGGTAAAGTAAGGGCCCTTATGAACGACAGAGGAGACAGAGCAGATTTTATAGGTCTTGCTCAACCAACAGAAATCATAGGATTTAACGTAGTTCCAGAAGCAGGGGACGTAGTCTATGTAATCCAAAATGAGCAACACGCCAGAAGAATCGTAGAGGAAGTAGCCAAGGCAAGAAAGATATCTGAGGTATCTAGAAAGTCTATCTCTCTAGAATCACTTTCTCAGCATATGGAAGATTCAAATATTAAAGAACTTAATCTTATAATAAGAGCCGATTCAAAAGGTTCAGTAGAGGCCCTAAAGGAATCTCTTCATAAACTTTCTACTGATGAAGTCGCAGTAAACATAATCCAGGCTGCATCAGGAGCAATAACGGAAAGTGACGTAAAACTTGCAGAAGCATCAGATGCCATTATCATAGGTTTCCATGTAAGACCTACTACAAAGGCCCTTAGAGGAGCCGATGCCTCAGGTGTAGAGATAAGAACATCAAATATCATCTATCATATTACTGAGGACATAGAAAAAGCCCTTACTGGAATGTTAGATCCTGAGTTCAGAGAAAACTATCAGGGAAGAATAGAGATCAAAAAGATATTTAAAGTAAGTAAAATCGGAAATATAGCAGGATGTATAGTTGTAGACGGTAAGGTGAAAAGTGACTCTAATATAAGACTCCTTAGAAATGGAGTTGTAGTTTATGAGGGTAAACTTGACTCACTGAAAAGATTCAAAGATGATGCCAAAGAGGTTGTTGCTGGTCAAGAATGTGGACTAAACATTCAAAACTTCAATGACATTAAAGAGGGAGATATCGTCGAGGCTTTTGATGTTATTGAAATAAAAAGAACTTTAAAATAA